One genomic region from Osmia bicornis bicornis unplaced genomic scaffold, iOsmBic2.1, whole genome shotgun sequence encodes:
- the LOC123989023 gene encoding LOW QUALITY PROTEIN: DNA ligase 1-like (The sequence of the model RefSeq protein was modified relative to this genomic sequence to represent the inferred CDS: substituted 3 bases at 3 genomic stop codons): NERREERRNXERRKXETEKLDRLTELVLTVKKDTQDIKKENESINKEIRELKEEXKRKQEAWEREKEEIQKRIKNLETKRDKEAREKRGKRNNITLKGEELPRGETLKDTAVKVISENLQVEVEIEDAFWTRKGERGSILIAKLKNWQQKKEIMIKKGKLKGKKIYIDNDLTKNERETQKAILGIAKVEREQGAHVQIGYRKVRINDRIFKWKEGVGLEEAKFWSRQSPVTL, encoded by the exons TTAGACAGATTAACTGAGCTTGTACTGACAGTGAAGAAGGACACACAAgatattaagaaagaaaacgaatccataaataaggaaataagagaactaaaagaagaatagaaaagaaagcAAGAAGCATGGGagcgagaaaaagaagaaatacagaAGAGAATTAAAAATCTAGAAACCAAAAGAGATAAG GAGGCAAGAGAAAAAAGGGGGAAACGAAACAATATCACACTGAAAGGAGAAGAACTACCAAGAGGCGAAACACTGAAAGATACGGCAGTAAAGGTAATATCAGAAAATTTGCAGGTGGAGGTGGAAATAGAGGATGCTTTCTGGacgagaaagggagagagagggagtATTTTGATAGCAAAGTTAAAAAACTGGCAACAGAAAAAGGAGATAATGATAAAAAAGGGCAAACTGAAAGGTaagaaaatatacattgataatgatttaacaaaaaacgaaagagaaactcAGAAGGCAATCTTAGGAATTGCGAAAGTGGAGAGAGAGCAGGGAGCACACGTGCAAATAGGATACAGAAAGGTAAGGATAAATGACAGGATTTTCAAATGGAAAGAGGGAGTAGGACTTGAAGAGGCAAAATTTTGGAGCCGACAAAGTCCGGTGACTCTCTAA